In Candidatus Poribacteria bacterium, a single genomic region encodes these proteins:
- a CDS encoding sigma-70 family RNA polymerase sigma factor — protein sequence MKNDDAQLIQRVLDGDDTAFTVLVRKYQKSVHALAWRKIGDFHIAEDITQETFLKAYQKLSTLKEPQSFASWLYVIAANHCSTWHRKKRLWTQSLENTSSAALERTTYSGYLIAENERVAMETKREVVKKLLAKLQESERTVITLYYLGEMNYEEISRFLGVSVGTVKTRIYRARQRLKKEEPMIREALENFQITPHLTGNVMREISRLKPAAPSSSKPLVPWAIGVSALVVVFLMLGVGTQYLSRFQKPYSFNAASEMKVELIDAPVVLNLESEPDDRTQLGNVNAPNRNKGSVQQPDEILFAGAQTEGEDISLSKQQWMQAEPARGTWLTTIFSTPKDELYVVDDDLDMHKLSADGKKWQHISDMGPLDTNWAARSFVSKWNDTFYVVPSDQLFASTDSGVTWDLRYSWQEEKKYWNPVELVLTDQAFYLAFENGIFRSEDGGKTWEAMNDGLAAGKIVSLVVIQNTVHLGTLPVFAGTEGGLYRLEGGGWQHLELPVPAKVIRSVAVAEKRLYVSVELDWDQIDLQKADREQQRTWWMFRSTDFGNSWEDITPTNAWPIKGRAPWIQLVAVGETLLASEMYGGIVRSTDGGDTWLAPQPPGTSFSFSPIYAAATVAENTIYVAGNTGLYRTTNGGESWDLVNIGRHGRMFDLVAFKETGKGHDTPVTLYGRVEEEIMKTTDFGHSWKAVHAEIPMKVPVRNPHPPIVHVTRSGGVLYAKGSSPDAIHLYRVSVDGNRLVPVQEIPRFNSSMLRNELSLRKMGRFDILREMGRLDLQGGSLVEHLQKSFPGATQFFKQLAADPRQTDRLVRGGLRGAFAVSDDTFYMEYNFKLFRWEPGDTEWYDTELEETAELDVDVWHKIMEGFKLTASGNTVYVGKRDGHLVVSFDRGNNWIDVTPILPFPVKVFKEIVFAGSTVYVATDAGVATSSDGKQWRAITDAAGTHLIMERLAVDGTNVYGVSEKRIYRLESDDSVWKQITPEVSDSVTSLAVDGDVLYVGTQSSGMLHFTVNEE from the coding sequence ATGAAAAACGATGATGCTCAACTTATCCAACGCGTCCTTGATGGCGATGATACAGCATTCACCGTGCTTGTGAGAAAATATCAGAAATCCGTTCACGCGCTGGCATGGCGGAAGATTGGAGATTTCCATATCGCCGAGGATATTACACAAGAGACGTTCCTAAAAGCGTATCAGAAACTCTCTACGCTTAAGGAACCACAGTCCTTCGCGAGTTGGCTCTATGTGATAGCGGCAAACCACTGCAGTACGTGGCACCGTAAGAAACGCTTATGGACACAGTCGTTGGAAAACACAAGCAGCGCGGCATTGGAAAGAACAACGTATTCTGGATACCTCATTGCGGAAAACGAGCGGGTTGCGATGGAAACGAAGCGCGAGGTCGTCAAGAAACTACTTGCGAAATTACAAGAGAGTGAACGCACAGTTATCACGCTCTACTACCTCGGGGAAATGAATTATGAGGAAATTAGCAGGTTTTTAGGCGTATCGGTAGGGACGGTTAAAACCCGCATTTATCGCGCTCGGCAACGTCTGAAGAAGGAGGAACCGATGATACGAGAGGCTTTAGAGAATTTCCAAATCACACCACATCTCACTGGAAATGTCATGCGCGAGATTTCGCGTCTGAAACCCGCTGCACCGTCAAGTAGCAAACCGTTAGTTCCATGGGCAATAGGTGTTTCGGCGTTAGTCGTCGTGTTTTTGATGTTAGGTGTCGGGACGCAATACTTATCGCGCTTCCAAAAACCTTACAGTTTCAACGCTGCGTCAGAGATGAAGGTTGAGCTGATTGATGCCCCCGTTGTACTGAATCTTGAATCCGAACCAGATGATCGGACGCAACTTGGCAATGTCAATGCGCCGAATAGGAACAAAGGGTCCGTCCAGCAACCTGATGAGATTTTATTTGCTGGCGCGCAGACGGAAGGTGAAGATATTTCTCTCTCGAAACAACAGTGGATGCAGGCGGAGCCTGCCAGAGGCACCTGGTTGACTACGATATTTTCGACACCTAAAGACGAACTTTATGTGGTTGATGATGACCTGGATATGCACAAATTATCAGCCGATGGAAAGAAATGGCAGCATATCTCCGACATGGGGCCATTGGATACCAATTGGGCAGCAAGATCATTTGTCTCAAAGTGGAACGATACCTTCTATGTTGTTCCATCTGACCAACTTTTTGCTTCAACAGATAGTGGCGTGACATGGGATTTACGCTACTCCTGGCAGGAAGAAAAGAAGTATTGGAATCCGGTTGAGTTGGTGCTAACGGATCAAGCGTTTTATCTCGCTTTTGAGAACGGTATTTTTCGTTCTGAAGATGGCGGTAAGACCTGGGAGGCGATGAACGATGGATTGGCGGCAGGCAAAATAGTATCCTTGGTGGTGATCCAGAATACAGTGCATTTGGGAACATTGCCAGTGTTTGCTGGAACGGAAGGTGGACTTTACCGGCTCGAGGGGGGAGGTTGGCAACACTTGGAACTTCCCGTGCCAGCCAAAGTCATTCGTTCAGTTGCTGTGGCTGAAAAACGACTCTATGTTTCGGTGGAGTTGGATTGGGATCAAATAGATCTTCAAAAAGCAGACCGCGAACAGCAGCGGACGTGGTGGATGTTCCGCTCGACTGACTTTGGGAATTCATGGGAAGATATAACGCCAACCAACGCTTGGCCCATAAAAGGGCGGGCACCTTGGATCCAACTTGTTGCTGTCGGTGAAACGCTTTTGGCGAGCGAGATGTACGGAGGTATCGTGCGTTCTACTGATGGTGGAGATACATGGCTGGCTCCGCAACCACCCGGGACTTCTTTTTCTTTTTCTCCTATATACGCCGCTGCCACAGTGGCTGAAAATACCATTTATGTTGCCGGAAATACTGGCCTCTATCGTACCACTAATGGCGGTGAATCGTGGGACCTTGTCAATATCGGTCGTCATGGACGAATGTTTGACCTGGTCGCCTTTAAAGAAACCGGTAAAGGACACGATACGCCTGTGACTCTCTATGGAAGAGTCGAAGAAGAGATAATGAAAACCACTGACTTTGGGCACTCTTGGAAAGCCGTTCATGCGGAGATACCGATGAAAGTGCCTGTCAGAAATCCACATCCACCGATAGTACACGTAACCAGATCTGGTGGCGTGCTTTATGCAAAGGGTAGCTCGCCTGATGCTATACACCTGTATCGCGTGTCTGTGGATGGTAATAGGCTTGTGCCGGTTCAAGAAATACCGCGCTTTAACTCGTCGATGTTGAGGAATGAATTGTCTCTAAGAAAAATGGGCCGTTTTGATATACTAAGAGAAATGGGTCGTCTTGATTTACAAGGTGGGTCGTTAGTTGAACACTTACAAAAAAGTTTTCCCGGGGCAACCCAGTTCTTCAAACAACTGGCAGCGGATCCGAGACAAACTGATCGACTTGTCCGTGGAGGTTTGCGTGGCGCGTTTGCTGTCAGCGACGACACGTTCTACATGGAATACAACTTTAAACTCTTCCGATGGGAGCCAGGTGATACAGAATGGTACGACACCGAACTGGAGGAAACCGCTGAGCTTGACGTTGATGTATGGCATAAGATAATGGAAGGGTTCAAACTTACTGCTTCAGGGAACACTGTCTACGTCGGAAAACGGGATGGGCACCTCGTCGTCTCGTTTGATAGGGGAAATAATTGGATTGATGTCACTCCGATCTTGCCATTTCCTGTTAAGGTTTTCAAAGAGATCGTGTTTGCCGGTTCCACCGTTTATGTAGCAACAGATGCAGGTGTTGCTACGTCAAGCGACGGAAAACAGTGGCGTGCTATCACCGATGCAGCGGGAACGCATCTTATCATGGAACGATTGGCTGTTGATGGCACAAATGTTTATGGTGTTTCAGAGAAGCGTATCTATCGGTTGGAAAGTGATGATAGCGTATGGAAACAGATTACACCAGAGGTCTCTGACAGCGTGACTTCTCTGGCTGTTGATGGTGATGTACTGTACGTCGGGACACAAAGCAGCGGTATGCTTCACTTCACCGTCAATGAAGAGTGA